Proteins encoded together in one Deinococcus irradiatisoli window:
- a CDS encoding type IV pilus modification PilV family protein yields MNAPRLQRSAGMSLLEVLIALLVISLVLSFAISALLGNASLNDKSEVTSGAAAAVRRVLDRTRAADPSTLPSSGTSEPENVTVGNRTYTVYTDYCVQPEYCTASARSLRVRARLGASGDLVSTDTVFTSVSSQGSAGS; encoded by the coding sequence GTGAACGCGCCGCGCCTGCAGCGCTCGGCGGGCATGTCGCTGCTGGAAGTGCTGATCGCGCTGCTGGTGATCAGCCTGGTGCTGAGCTTTGCCATCAGCGCCCTGCTGGGCAACGCCTCGCTCAACGACAAGAGCGAAGTCACCAGCGGCGCGGCGGCGGCGGTGCGCCGCGTCCTCGACCGCACCCGCGCCGCCGATCCCAGCACCCTGCCCAGCAGCGGCACCAGCGAGCCGGAGAACGTCACGGTGGGCAACCGCACCTACACGGTGTATACCGACTACTGCGTTCAGCCGGAATACTGCACCGCCAGCGCCCGCAGCTTGCGGGTGCGCGCCCGGCTCGGCGCGTCCGGCGACCTGGTCAGCACCGACACGGTGTTTACCAGCGTCAGCAGCCAGGGGAGCGCGGGCAGCTGA
- a CDS encoding pilus assembly PilX N-terminal domain-containing protein, which yields MPERRWTTDRSREQGVALVSALIMMAVLMAILAAYTTLTLSGVRSGKYSLATQQGFYAAEGGLNLRAEQVRAKFTGYLRPTGLGPSSAAPCSAGDPGSGDMRCVMYTIGQRRVYTYVRDITKYAGSDPESGTVAPGDVYAGLNYQQYAYRVYSAAYNAATNEREASLYMDFQSRLVPLFQFAAFYQGDLEFHPGPPMTLNGRVHTNGDLFLNAGNTLSVTGKTTASGSIYRFGKDGRPCAGSVSFSGIEMPCVNGSSTDLSADKVTGPLLAPFDRNVLDQQQVLTTPGMASLRPDPLSVLWMQADVRVVADPGAAPMFTVRRADRSLDTQATNRLNSCNAVKASSLYDGREQKTITLMQVDQQKLMDCISGGGFTAPNGSVLKIDDESGGGMVWNFSFTDADPAKAALINGGEPYPTAYGVEIVNAARLGPSSGSDALGGLTIVSNQQVYLRGDYNALAKKPSAVLADAINVLSSAADEPITGNKSTGQAAPTTVNAAFLSGIDVTTSSNYNGGLQNYIRFHESWSGVRMTYRGSFVSLGQSLHTVGRQAGAGIVNYYDPPDRDWGYDTDFNNASNLPPLTPRFVYLRQLLFARSW from the coding sequence ATGCCTGAGCGCCGATGGACCACCGACCGCAGCCGCGAGCAGGGCGTCGCCCTGGTGAGCGCCCTGATCATGATGGCCGTTCTGATGGCGATTCTGGCGGCCTACACCACCCTGACCCTCAGCGGCGTGCGCAGCGGCAAGTACAGCCTGGCGACGCAGCAGGGCTTTTACGCTGCCGAAGGCGGCCTGAACCTGCGGGCCGAACAGGTGCGGGCCAAGTTCACCGGCTACCTGCGCCCCACCGGGCTTGGCCCCAGCAGCGCCGCGCCGTGCAGCGCCGGCGACCCGGGCAGCGGCGACATGCGCTGCGTCATGTACACCATCGGCCAGCGGCGGGTCTACACCTATGTCAGGGACATCACCAAGTACGCCGGCAGCGACCCAGAAAGCGGTACCGTCGCGCCGGGCGACGTGTACGCCGGCCTGAATTACCAACAGTACGCCTACCGGGTGTACAGCGCTGCCTACAACGCCGCGACCAACGAGCGCGAAGCGTCGCTGTACATGGATTTCCAGTCGCGCCTGGTGCCGCTGTTTCAGTTCGCAGCCTTTTATCAGGGCGACCTGGAATTTCACCCCGGCCCGCCGATGACCCTCAACGGGCGGGTTCATACCAACGGCGACCTGTTTCTCAATGCCGGTAATACCCTGTCGGTCACCGGCAAGACGACCGCTTCCGGCTCGATCTACCGCTTCGGCAAAGATGGCCGCCCCTGCGCCGGCAGCGTCAGTTTCTCGGGCATCGAGATGCCGTGCGTCAATGGCAGCTCGACCGATCTGAGCGCCGATAAAGTCACCGGACCGCTGCTCGCGCCGTTCGACAGGAATGTCCTCGATCAGCAGCAGGTGCTGACCACCCCCGGCATGGCCAGCCTGAGGCCCGACCCGCTCAGCGTGCTGTGGATGCAGGCCGACGTGCGGGTGGTGGCCGACCCCGGCGCGGCGCCGATGTTCACGGTGCGCCGCGCCGACCGCTCGCTCGACACCCAGGCGACCAACCGCCTCAACAGCTGCAACGCCGTGAAGGCCAGCAGCCTGTACGACGGCCGCGAGCAGAAGACCATCACCCTGATGCAGGTCGATCAGCAAAAACTGATGGACTGTATCAGCGGCGGCGGCTTCACCGCGCCCAACGGTAGCGTGCTCAAGATCGACGACGAGAGCGGCGGCGGGATGGTCTGGAATTTCAGTTTCACCGATGCCGATCCGGCCAAGGCGGCGCTGATCAACGGGGGGGAGCCGTACCCGACCGCCTACGGGGTGGAGATCGTGAACGCCGCTCGGCTCGGCCCCAGCAGCGGCAGTGACGCGCTGGGCGGCCTCACCATCGTCAGCAACCAGCAGGTGTATCTCCGGGGCGATTACAACGCCCTCGCCAAGAAACCCTCGGCGGTGCTGGCCGACGCCATTAACGTGCTCAGCAGCGCCGCCGACGAGCCGATCACCGGCAACAAGAGCACCGGGCAGGCCGCGCCCACCACCGTCAACGCCGCCTTCCTGAGCGGCATCGACGTGACCACCAGCAGCAACTACAACGGCGGCCTGCAAAACTACATCCGCTTTCACGAGAGCTGGTCCGGCGTCCGGATGACCTACCGGGGCAGCTTCGTGAGCCTGGGCCAGAGCCTGCACACGGTAGGTCGTCAGGCTGGAGCGGGCATCGTAAATTACTACGACCCGCCGGACCGCGACTGGGGCTACGACACCGACTTCAACAACGCCAGCAACCTGCCGCCGCTGACGCCACGTTTTGTGTACCTGCGGCAGCTGCTCTTCGCCCGCTCGTGGTGA
- a CDS encoding ABC transporter substrate-binding protein codes for MLKRRTARHTLLLLSLAAAALTPAYAQTYGGVLRAGMQADPVGLDPHVTQATSTRNQLENVYDTLVAFDPSGKIVPSLATRWTTSKDGLTWTFTLRGNVKFHNGRTLEASDVVYSINRIKDPATKSPRSGDFELVKSITAPSKSTVVITLSKPFSPLLSKLAFSLNVIVPKEAAATLNTKPVGTGPFMFDSYVPQTRMVLKKNPNFWGRDAKGNKLPYLDGITYSYLPDPTARVTALRTGNVDWIEYVPSTGIAALKADTNVNVLGGPAANYRSIFFNVAQKPLDDARVRRAIAYAINNQEIVDVALLGVGGLASPGTVFPEGSYYASPDASYGKPNLDKARALLKEAGYPNGFTLDLKVTSTYDFLRVPAEIIQAQLAPLGIKVNINALEWSVYLPDILKKNYMATILGESGQGDPDDYLYTPFASDSGGNLTNFKDATIDKWLDQGRQVASPAARKALYVQVQKRLVDLSPMVFLYSSTQYEAARKNVEGYQHFPNTSYIGLRKAWLRP; via the coding sequence ATGCTCAAACGCCGCACCGCCCGCCACACCCTGCTGCTCCTCTCGCTGGCCGCCGCCGCCTTGACCCCCGCCTATGCCCAGACCTACGGTGGCGTGCTGCGCGCCGGCATGCAGGCCGACCCGGTGGGCCTGGACCCGCACGTCACCCAGGCCACCTCCACCCGCAACCAGCTCGAAAACGTCTACGACACCCTGGTGGCCTTCGACCCCAGCGGCAAGATCGTGCCGTCGCTCGCCACCCGCTGGACCACCAGCAAGGACGGCCTGACCTGGACCTTTACCCTGCGCGGCAACGTGAAGTTCCACAACGGGCGCACCCTGGAAGCCAGCGACGTGGTGTACTCGATCAACCGCATCAAGGACCCGGCCACCAAGTCCCCGCGCAGCGGCGATTTCGAACTCGTCAAGAGCATTACCGCGCCGAGCAAGAGCACGGTGGTCATCACGCTGAGTAAGCCCTTCTCGCCGCTGCTGAGCAAGCTGGCCTTCAGCCTCAACGTGATCGTGCCCAAGGAAGCCGCCGCCACCCTCAACACCAAGCCCGTGGGCACCGGGCCGTTCATGTTCGATTCGTACGTGCCGCAGACCCGCATGGTGCTCAAGAAGAACCCCAACTTCTGGGGCCGCGACGCCAAGGGCAACAAGCTGCCGTACCTCGACGGCATCACCTATTCCTACCTGCCGGACCCCACCGCCCGCGTCACCGCCCTGAGAACCGGCAATGTGGACTGGATCGAGTACGTGCCTTCCACCGGCATCGCCGCGCTCAAGGCCGATACCAACGTGAACGTGCTGGGCGGCCCGGCGGCCAACTACCGCTCGATCTTCTTCAACGTGGCGCAAAAACCGCTCGACGACGCGCGGGTGCGCCGGGCCATCGCCTACGCCATCAATAACCAGGAAATCGTGGACGTGGCGCTGCTCGGGGTCGGCGGGCTGGCCTCGCCCGGCACGGTGTTTCCCGAGGGCAGTTACTACGCTTCTCCCGACGCCAGTTACGGCAAGCCCAACCTCGACAAGGCCCGCGCCCTGCTCAAGGAAGCCGGGTACCCCAACGGCTTTACCCTCGACCTGAAGGTCACCAGCACCTACGACTTCCTGCGGGTGCCGGCCGAGATCATTCAGGCTCAGCTCGCGCCGCTGGGCATCAAGGTGAACATCAACGCCCTGGAATGGAGCGTGTACCTGCCGGACATCCTCAAGAAGAACTACATGGCGACCATCCTGGGCGAGAGCGGGCAGGGCGACCCGGACGATTACCTCTACACGCCCTTCGCCTCGGATTCCGGCGGCAACCTGACCAACTTCAAGGACGCCACCATCGACAAGTGGCTCGATCAGGGCCGGCAGGTGGCGTCTCCGGCGGCCCGCAAGGCCCTGTACGTGCAAGTCCAGAAGCGCCTGGTGGACCTCAGCCCGATGGTGTTCCTGTATTCCAGCACCCAGTACGAAGCCGCCCGCAAGAACGTCGAGGGCTACCAGCACTTCCCCAACACCAGCTATATCGGGCTGCGGAAGGCCTGGCTCCGGCCCTGA
- the ndk gene encoding nucleoside-diphosphate kinase, with translation MERTFAMIKPDGVRRNLTPEILARIVRKGYRIVGLKQMVISRETAQAHYAEHKERPFFGELVDFITGGPVVAIALEGENAILGWRGMMGATNPANAAPGSIRADFATTTGENVTHGSDSPESAERELGLFFSEGELLK, from the coding sequence ATGGAACGGACTTTTGCCATGATCAAGCCCGACGGCGTTCGCCGCAACCTCACGCCTGAAATTCTCGCGCGCATCGTGCGCAAGGGCTACCGCATCGTGGGCCTCAAGCAGATGGTGATCAGCCGTGAAACGGCCCAGGCCCACTACGCCGAGCACAAGGAGCGGCCCTTTTTCGGCGAACTGGTGGACTTCATCACCGGCGGTCCGGTGGTCGCCATCGCGCTGGAAGGCGAGAACGCCATTCTCGGCTGGCGCGGCATGATGGGCGCCACCAACCCGGCCAACGCCGCGCCCGGCAGCATCCGCGCCGACTTCGCCACCACCACGGGTGAGAACGTGACCCACGGCTCCGACAGTCCGGAAAGTGCCGAGCGCGAGCTGGGACTGTTTTTCAGCGAAGGCGAACTGCTCAAGTAA